From the Synergistaceae bacterium genome, one window contains:
- the rplO gene encoding 50S ribosomal protein L15, protein MNLHELSPVPGSRKKKKRIGFGIGSGYGKTAGKGHKGQKSRKSIDIKANFEGGQMPLARRIPKRGFSNFRFAKKYEIVNIADLEESFEAGTEVNAVVLYALRLISDVNSPVKILGTGEITKNLIVHANAYSSTAAKKIEAAGGKAEVI, encoded by the coding sequence ATGAACCTTCATGAACTTTCCCCGGTTCCGGGATCACGCAAAAAGAAAAAACGCATAGGATTCGGTATCGGAAGCGGATATGGTAAGACAGCCGGTAAGGGACATAAAGGGCAGAAATCACGCAAAAGTATTGATATAAAGGCAAACTTTGAAGGAGGCCAGATGCCTCTTGCACGCCGTATCCCAAAGAGAGGTTTCAGCAACTTCCGCTTTGCAAAAAAATATGAGATTGTTAATATTGCAGACTTGGAAGAAAGCTTCGAAGCAGGCACAGAAGTAAATGCCGTAGTACTTTATGCTTTGCGTTTAATCTCTGATGTAAATAGTCCCGTAAAAATACTTGGTACAGGTGAGATAACAAAAAATCTAATCGTCCATGCTAACGCCTACAGCTCAACAGCTGCAAAGAAAATAGAAGCAGCTGGAGGAAAGGCTGAGGTGATATAA
- a CDS encoding type Z 30S ribosomal protein S14 has protein sequence MARLALMNKAKKEPKFKVRKYNRCPICGRPHGYMRKFDMCRCCFRQLAREGKIPGVVKSSW, from the coding sequence ATGGCCCGTTTAGCTTTGATGAACAAAGCCAAAAAAGAACCTAAATTTAAGGTTAGAAAATATAATCGTTGTCCCATATGCGGTAGACCGCACGGTTATATGCGTAAATTTGACATGTGCCGTTGCTGTTTCCGCCAACTTGCACGCGAGGGGAAAATCCCTGGCGTCGTCAAGTCGAGCTGGTAG
- the secY gene encoding preprotein translocase subunit SecY produces the protein MLNSFRDAFKMPNLKRQILFTLAALFVYRLGAHVPTPGVDAEALGKLFQQGGVLNFLDLFAGGALSRFSIFALGVTPYINASIVMQLMTVVIPALEKMQKEGEEGRKRLVQYTRVGTIFFALVQAIGMTGWLRSLGIFTGSWLDIILVAVTLTTGAVAVMWLGETMTDYGIGNGISLLIFAGIVARIPEAFIRTFKLLKLGEMNILVLLLAVIIMLLVIAACVMLQEGQRRLPVQYAKRVVGNKMYGGQSSFIPLKMNTANVIPIIFASSVLLFPYTVAGLFKGTAADTLQKAFSPSSITYNVLYVIMIIFFSYFYTAVVFKPEDISTNMKKGGGFILGIRPGKPTTEYIEKVMSRITLGGALALAAIAVIPTFMIKILNIKTFYFGGTAVIIAVGVALETVHQIEAQLLMRHYEGILKRRGGKSGLLRL, from the coding sequence TTGCTTAACTCTTTCCGGGACGCCTTTAAAATGCCTAATCTTAAAAGGCAAATACTTTTTACTCTTGCTGCGTTATTTGTTTATCGTCTAGGAGCTCATGTTCCAACTCCCGGCGTTGACGCAGAAGCGCTTGGAAAATTGTTTCAGCAAGGCGGCGTATTAAACTTTTTAGACCTCTTTGCAGGAGGAGCACTGAGCAGATTTAGTATATTTGCACTAGGTGTTACCCCCTACATTAACGCCAGTATTGTCATGCAGCTTATGACAGTAGTAATCCCTGCTCTTGAAAAGATGCAAAAAGAAGGGGAAGAGGGAAGAAAAAGATTAGTACAGTATACACGTGTTGGAACAATATTCTTTGCTCTTGTACAGGCTATCGGAATGACAGGCTGGTTGAGAAGCTTAGGCATCTTTACCGGAAGCTGGTTAGACATAATTTTAGTTGCTGTAACTTTGACAACAGGAGCAGTTGCTGTTATGTGGCTAGGAGAAACCATGACAGATTACGGAATAGGCAATGGAATCTCTCTCCTTATTTTTGCTGGTATTGTTGCCAGGATTCCTGAAGCATTTATTCGTACATTTAAGTTGTTGAAGCTGGGTGAAATGAATATTTTGGTCTTACTGCTTGCAGTTATAATAATGCTTCTTGTAATAGCAGCATGTGTAATGTTACAAGAAGGACAGCGAAGACTACCTGTTCAGTACGCAAAAAGAGTTGTCGGAAATAAAATGTATGGCGGACAAAGCAGTTTTATTCCTTTAAAAATGAATACCGCCAACGTTATTCCAATAATTTTTGCTTCCTCTGTACTTCTTTTCCCTTATACAGTAGCGGGGCTTTTTAAGGGAACTGCAGCGGATACACTTCAGAAAGCATTTAGCCCAAGCAGCATTACTTATAATGTTCTCTATGTAATAATGATTATTTTCTTCTCATATTTTTATACGGCGGTTGTCTTCAAACCTGAAGATATATCGACAAATATGAAGAAAGGTGGCGGCTTTATTTTGGGAATACGTCCCGGCAAGCCGACAACAGAATATATAGAAAAAGTAATGAGCAGAATTACGCTCGGAGGTGCTCTTGCACTAGCGGCAATTGCAGTAATACCTACATTTATGATAAAAATATTGAACATAAAAACATTTTATTTTGGAGGTACGGCTGTAATTATTGCAGTGGGAGTTGCACTGGAAACAGTTCATCAAATAGAAGCACAGCTCTTGATGCGCCACTATGAAGGAATTCTAAAGCGTCGTGGCGGCAAAAGCGGACTGCTTAGACTGTAA
- the rpmD gene encoding 50S ribosomal protein L30 has protein sequence MAKLCITWKKSAIGRPSRQGKIIKALGLRKLNDTVYHEDTPQIRGMINSVEHLLDWSLEEKGGN, from the coding sequence ATGGCTAAACTTTGCATAACTTGGAAGAAAAGCGCGATAGGCCGTCCTTCTCGTCAAGGAAAAATCATAAAGGCACTAGGATTGCGTAAGCTAAACGACACGGTCTATCATGAGGATACTCCTCAGATCCGCGGAATGATAAACTCCGTAGAACATCTGTTGGATTGGTCCCTTGAAGAAAAGGGAGGTAACTAG
- the rpsH gene encoding 30S ribosomal protein S8, producing MNITDPVADMLTRIRNANVVYHEMVDMPLSKMRLEMARILKEEGYIRNYKTIKDSKNTMPLLRVVMNYGPAKERVIQGLRRISKPGRRIYVSKEELPKVLGGLGIAMISTSAGLMTDSDARKRSLGGEVICYVW from the coding sequence ATGAATATCACTGATCCTGTCGCGGATATGCTCACACGCATAAGAAACGCGAATGTTGTATACCATGAAATGGTAGACATGCCTCTAAGTAAGATGCGTCTTGAAATGGCTCGCATCTTAAAAGAGGAAGGTTATATCCGTAACTACAAAACAATTAAAGATTCAAAAAATACGATGCCGTTGCTAAGAGTGGTCATGAATTACGGACCTGCAAAGGAAAGAGTAATTCAGGGACTACGCAGAATTAGCAAACCTGGCCGCCGTATTTATGTAAGCAAAGAGGAACTGCCTAAAGTATTGGGTGGACTCGGAATAGCAATGATATCAACGTCAGCAGGACTTATGACCGATTCTGATGCTCGCAAACGTTCATTGGGCGGCGAAGTCATATGCTACGTCTGGTAA
- a CDS encoding adenylate kinase yields the protein MRIILLGAPGAGKGTQAKSITSKYPIAHISTGDILRANVKEATDLGKNAKSYMDSGKLVPDDIIIAMIENRIKEADCKDGFILDGFPRTISQAEALDTMLKNLGVSLDVVVELEIEDDVIIKRLTTRRSCKSCGEIYNTLFNPTKLEGVCDKCGGEVVQRDDDKESVIKNRLSVFYEQTAPLIEYYNKKKLLVTVDATGGKDVVLKLLEKGEYKQ from the coding sequence TTGAGAATAATTCTTTTGGGTGCACCCGGAGCGGGAAAAGGAACCCAAGCAAAAAGCATAACGAGTAAGTATCCGATAGCTCATATCTCTACCGGTGATATTCTTAGAGCCAACGTAAAAGAAGCTACAGATCTTGGCAAAAATGCTAAAAGCTATATGGATTCGGGGAAACTTGTTCCGGACGATATCATAATAGCTATGATAGAGAATCGTATTAAGGAAGCTGACTGTAAAGATGGATTCATATTGGACGGATTCCCCCGAACAATATCACAGGCAGAAGCACTTGATACTATGCTTAAAAACCTCGGAGTGAGCTTGGACGTGGTTGTTGAGTTAGAAATAGAAGATGATGTTATCATTAAAAGACTCACAACTCGCAGAAGCTGCAAGTCATGTGGAGAAATATATAACACTCTATTTAACCCTACCAAATTAGAAGGGGTTTGCGATAAGTGTGGCGGAGAAGTTGTCCAAAGAGATGACGATAAGGAAAGCGTCATAAAAAACAGATTATCTGTTTTCTATGAACAGACCGCTCCGCTCATAGAGTATTACAATAAGAAGAAATTATTAGTGACAGTTGATGCAACCGGAGGTAAAGACGTAGTCTTAAAACTCCTTGAAAAAGGGGAATATAAACAGTAA
- a CDS encoding 50S ribosomal protein L18, with product MNKNRSRNEMRELRHRRLRKGIFGTAERPRLAVFGSLMHTYAQIIDDTKGMTLLSASTNEETFKDLKGTGNQEAAKAVGKLVAERALAQGINEVVFDRGGHAFHGRVKALADAAREAGLKF from the coding sequence TTGAATAAAAATCGCAGTCGTAATGAAATGCGGGAGCTCCGCCATCGTCGCTTAAGAAAGGGTATTTTCGGTACAGCTGAGCGGCCCCGTCTTGCGGTCTTTGGAAGCTTAATGCATACATATGCACAGATAATTGATGACACAAAGGGAATGACCCTATTGTCTGCTTCGACAAATGAAGAGACATTTAAAGATTTAAAAGGTACAGGAAACCAGGAAGCTGCTAAGGCAGTTGGCAAGCTCGTCGCAGAGCGCGCTCTGGCTCAAGGTATTAACGAAGTTGTATTTGATCGAGGTGGACATGCCTTCCATGGCAGAGTCAAAGCTTTGGCAGATGCGGCCCGTGAAGCCGGCCTGAAATTTTAA
- the rpsE gene encoding 30S ribosomal protein S5, which yields MTLKNKSYNNRGNKGLELTERIVSINRVSKVVKGGKRFRFSVLVVVGDGMGQVGIGIGKAKEISEAMRKGIERAKKNLVNIKLLGHTIPHPIIGKFGAAEVLLRPASPGTGVIAGPTVRAIVELGGIKDIMTKVIGRTSNPINVSYATMNAIENLRTPEEIFRLRGKERKEA from the coding sequence GTGACATTAAAAAATAAATCCTATAACAATAGAGGGAACAAAGGACTTGAGCTTACAGAGCGTATCGTTTCAATAAACCGTGTAAGCAAAGTCGTAAAAGGCGGAAAACGTTTCCGTTTTAGCGTTCTTGTTGTTGTCGGGGATGGTATGGGGCAAGTAGGTATCGGCATAGGCAAAGCCAAGGAAATTTCCGAAGCAATGCGTAAGGGGATTGAAAGAGCCAAGAAAAACCTTGTGAACATTAAACTTCTTGGACACACAATACCTCATCCCATAATCGGAAAGTTCGGAGCTGCTGAAGTGCTTTTGCGCCCGGCATCACCTGGAACCGGAGTTATCGCCGGACCGACCGTGCGTGCAATAGTTGAGCTCGGAGGGATAAAAGATATCATGACGAAAGTCATAGGAAGAACATCCAACCCGATAAACGTATCATACGCTACGATGAATGCGATAGAAAATCTCCGTACACCGGAAGAGATATTCCGTCTTCGTGGCAAAGAGCGCAAGGAAGCCTAG
- the rplF gene encoding 50S ribosomal protein L6 encodes MSRIGQKPIALPKGVELKIDGNNIKVKGPKGALEMNLVPFIEVKMEEGQVNVSRENNVKEVRAAHGMTRAILNNMIVGVSEGFQKTLEIIGVGYRAQMQGKNLVLSLGLSHPLEITPPEGIEIECDGPLKIIVRGIDRQLVGQVASNIRGYRPPEPYKGKGIRYSGEYVIRKAGKAGAKS; translated from the coding sequence TTGTCAAGAATTGGACAAAAACCTATTGCCCTTCCTAAGGGCGTAGAGCTGAAAATTGATGGTAACAACATTAAAGTAAAAGGCCCCAAAGGAGCTCTAGAAATGAACCTTGTGCCTTTTATAGAAGTAAAAATGGAAGAAGGACAAGTCAATGTAAGCCGTGAGAATAACGTTAAAGAAGTTCGTGCGGCGCATGGAATGACTCGTGCAATCCTAAACAACATGATTGTCGGAGTCAGCGAAGGATTCCAAAAAACTCTTGAAATAATCGGAGTTGGATACCGTGCACAAATGCAGGGGAAGAATCTCGTCCTCTCCCTTGGTCTCTCACATCCTCTTGAGATAACTCCTCCTGAAGGAATCGAAATAGAATGTGATGGTCCGTTAAAGATAATAGTTCGTGGCATTGACAGACAGTTAGTTGGTCAGGTTGCCTCTAATATTCGTGGATACCGCCCCCCCGAGCCATATAAAGGCAAGGGAATTAGGTACAGCGGAGAATATGTAATTCGCAAGGCCGGTAAGGCCGGCGCCAAAAGTTAA